Proteins co-encoded in one Triticum urartu cultivar G1812 unplaced genomic scaffold, Tu2.1 TuUngrouped_contig_377, whole genome shotgun sequence genomic window:
- the LOC125527391 gene encoding probable ion channel POLLUX isoform X2 yields MAESDGGEADPGAGRAAGGGDDPAPRAQRPQLAKSRTIAGSAAAAASAEIRRGGRDGGILARRSTTAAAAPLPQVPRRLTVAVDDPSHAAPNAGVLDRDWCYPSFLGPHASRPRPPRQQQTPPPAVAAAPARRNPSGNPATTRRVAASQRDEEKSLASVVKQSALLGERRPLSPPPPPPRARRFDLSPYCLLLLLVVTVTSSSLAFWQWMKVLGLQKKVRSCSGGADAADSEETAETSWVLGDPGSGFVSSESWKLAPMLALAIPLFLFKYADQLRRKKENSSRTRSTEEEVPLEKRIAYKVDVFFSGHPYAKLLALLIATVVLIASGGIALYSVSGSGFLEALWLSWTFVADSGNHADQVGLGPRIVSVSISAGGMLVFATMLGLVSDAISEKVDSWRKGKSEVIEVNHILILGWSDKLGSLLKQLAIANKSIGGGVVVVLAERDKEEMEMDIGKLGFDFMGTSVICRSGSPLILADLKKVSVSKARAIIVLASDENADQSDARALRVVLSLTGVKEGLRGHIVVEMSDLDNEPLVKLVGGELIETVVAHDVIGRLMIQCALQPGLAQIWEDILGFENAEFYIKRWPELDGMRFGDVLISFPDAVPCGVKLASRFGSILMNPDDDYVLREGDEILVIAEDDDTYAPAPLPEVHKGFLPNVPTPPKYPEKILFCGWRRDIHDMIMVLEAFLAPGSELWMFNEVPEKARETKLTDGGMDILGLTNIKLVHKEGNAVIRRHLESLPLETFDSMSRWRTPLYNRIHGP; encoded by the exons ATGGCGGAGAgcgacggcggcgaggcggaCCCCGGCGCCGGCCGCGCGGCAGGCGGTGGCGACGACCCGGCCCCGCGCGCGCAGCGGCCGCAGCTCGCCAAATCGCGCaccatcgccggctccgccgccgcggccgcctcCGCCGAGATAAGGCGAGGCGGGAGGGACGGCGGCATCCTCGCCCGCCGCTCcaccacggcggcggcggcgccccTCCCGCAGGTGCCCAGGCGGCTCACCGTCGCCGTGGACGACCCCTCCCACGCGGCGCCCAACGCCGGCGTGCTCGACCGCGACTGGTGCTACCCGTCCTTCCTCGGCCCGCACGCCTCGCGCCCGCGCCCGCCGCGCCAGCAGCAgacgccgccgcccgccgtcgccgcTGCCCCCGCCCGCCGGAACCCTAGCGGCAACCCGGCCACCACGCGGAGGGTGGCGGCCTCGCAGCGGGACGAGGAGAAGTCCCTGGCCTCCGTGGTCAAGCAGTCGGCGCTGCTCGGGGAGAGGAGGCCGCtctcgcccccgccgccgccgccgcgcgctcGCCGATTCGATCTCTCTCCCTACTGCCTCCTACTa TTGCTGGTCGTAACCGTCACAAGCTCCTCCCTGGCTTTCTGGCAGTGGATGAAAGTGCTGGGGCTCCAG AAAAAGGTCAGATCATGCAGTGGTGGTGCTGATGCTGCGGACAGTGAGGAAACTGCCGAGACATCCTGGGTTCTTGGGGACCCTGGTTCCGGCTTTGTTAGCTCTGAGAGCTGGAAATTAGCTCCGATGCTTGCACTGGCAATACCGTTGTTCCTTTTTAAATACGCTGACCAGCTGCGGCGAAAGAAAGAAAATTCCAGCAGGACGAGAAGCACCGAGGAAGAAGTGCCTCTCGAGAAGAGGATTGCTTACAAGGTTGATGTGTTCTTCTCAGGGCATCCGTATGCTAAGTTGCTTGCCCTCCTGATCGCCACTGTAGTTCTCATTGCCTCGGGCGGCATTGCGCTGTATTCTGTCAGTGGCAGTGGGTTCCTGGAGGCTCTTTGGCTTTCCTGGACTTTTGTGGCAGATTCAGGAAACCATGCTGACCAGGTTGGCCTCGGTCCAAGGATTGTGTCCGTGTCGATTAGCGCCGGTGGCATGCTGGTGTTTGCCACGATGCTCGGGCTTGTGTCAGATGCGATATCGGAGAAGGTGGATTCTTGGCGTAAGGGGAAAAGTGAGGTGATAGAGGTCAACCATATACTAATCCTCGGATGGAGCGACAAGCTG GGCTCTCTTCTGAAGCAGCTGGCTATAGCCAATAAAAGCATTGGTGGTGGTGTAGTTGTTGTCCTGGCAGAAAGAGACAAGGAAGAGATGGAGATGGACATAGGAAAGCTAGGATTTGATTTCATGGGAACATCTGTAATATGTAGAAGCGGCAGTCCTCTAATCCTAGCAGATCTGAAGAAG GTTTCTGTTTCCAAAGCGCGTGCTATTATTGTTTTAGCATCTGATGAAAATGCAGACCAA AGTGATGCACGAGCTTTGCGTGTCGTACTGAGCCTGACTGGAGTAAAAGAGGGCTTAAGGGGGCATATTGTTGTAGAGATGAGTGACCTTGACAATGAACCTTTAGTGAAATTGGTTGGAGGTGAACTAATTGAAACAGTTGTTGCCCATGATGTCATTGGACGTTTGATGATACAGTGTGCACTCCAACCTGGCTTGGCACAG ATATGGGAGGATATTTTGGGATTTGAAAATGCAGAATTCTATATAAAAAGATGGCCAGAATTGGATGGCATGCGGTTTGGGGATGTGTTAATCTCATTCCCTGATGCTGTGCCCTGCGGAGTGAAGCTTGCGTCAagatttggaagtatattaatgAATCCGGATGATGATTATGTTTTAAGAGAAGGCGATGAAATCCTTGTTATAGCAGAAGATGATGATACTTATGCACCTGCTCCTCTACCAGAG GTGCATAAGGGTTTTCTACCTAACGTTCCCACCCCGCCTAAATATCCAGAGAAAATTTTGTTCTGTGGTTGGCGACGTGACATCCATGATATGATAATG GTTCTAGAAGCATTTCTTGCTCCAGGTTCTGAATTGTGGATGTTCAATGAGGTGCCAGAGAAGGCGAGGGAGACAAAACTGACTGACGGTGGTATGGATATTCTTGGACTAACAAACATTAAACTTGTACACAAAGAAGGGAATGCTGTCATCAGGCGGCACTTAGAAAGCTTGCCTCTTGAGACCTTTGATTCT ATGAGTCGGTGGAGGACTCCATTGTACAATCGGATTCACGGTCCTTAG
- the LOC125527391 gene encoding probable ion channel POLLUX isoform X1, which yields MAESDGGEADPGAGRAAGGGDDPAPRAQRPQLAKSRTIAGSAAAAASAEIRRGGRDGGILARRSTTAAAAPLPQVPRRLTVAVDDPSHAAPNAGVLDRDWCYPSFLGPHASRPRPPRQQQTPPPAVAAAPARRNPSGNPATTRRVAASQRDEEKSLASVVKQSALLGERRPLSPPPPPPRARRFDLSPYCLLLLLVVTVTSSSLAFWQWMKVLGLQKKVRSCSGGADAADSEETAETSWVLGDPGSGFVSSESWKLAPMLALAIPLFLFKYADQLRRKKENSSRTRSTEEEVPLEKRIAYKVDVFFSGHPYAKLLALLIATVVLIASGGIALYSVSGSGFLEALWLSWTFVADSGNHADQVGLGPRIVSVSISAGGMLVFATMLGLVSDAISEKVDSWRKGKSEVIEVNHILILGWSDKLGSLLKQLAIANKSIGGGVVVVLAERDKEEMEMDIGKLGFDFMGTSVICRSGSPLILADLKKVSVSKARAIIVLASDENADQSDARALRVVLSLTGVKEGLRGHIVVEMSDLDNEPLVKLVGGELIETVVAHDVIGRLMIQCALQPGLAQIWEDILGFENAEFYIKRWPELDGMRFGDVLISFPDAVPCGVKLASRFGSILMNPDDDYVLREGDEILVIAEDDDTYAPAPLPEVHKGFLPNVPTPPKYPEKILFCGWRRDIHDMIMVLEAFLAPGSELWMFNEVPEKARETKLTDGGMDILGLTNIKLVHKEGNAVIRRHLESLPLETFDSILILADESVEDSIVQSDSRSLATLLLIRDVQSKRLPSKESKSPLHHNGFSHSSWIRKMQHASDKSIIISEILDSRTRNLVSVSKISDYVLSNELVSMALAMVAEDKQINRVLEELFAEEGNEMCIRSAEFYLYEQEELSFLDIMVRARERDEIVIGYRLANTDEAIINPEHKSEIKKWSLDDVFVVIAKGD from the exons ATGGCGGAGAgcgacggcggcgaggcggaCCCCGGCGCCGGCCGCGCGGCAGGCGGTGGCGACGACCCGGCCCCGCGCGCGCAGCGGCCGCAGCTCGCCAAATCGCGCaccatcgccggctccgccgccgcggccgcctcCGCCGAGATAAGGCGAGGCGGGAGGGACGGCGGCATCCTCGCCCGCCGCTCcaccacggcggcggcggcgccccTCCCGCAGGTGCCCAGGCGGCTCACCGTCGCCGTGGACGACCCCTCCCACGCGGCGCCCAACGCCGGCGTGCTCGACCGCGACTGGTGCTACCCGTCCTTCCTCGGCCCGCACGCCTCGCGCCCGCGCCCGCCGCGCCAGCAGCAgacgccgccgcccgccgtcgccgcTGCCCCCGCCCGCCGGAACCCTAGCGGCAACCCGGCCACCACGCGGAGGGTGGCGGCCTCGCAGCGGGACGAGGAGAAGTCCCTGGCCTCCGTGGTCAAGCAGTCGGCGCTGCTCGGGGAGAGGAGGCCGCtctcgcccccgccgccgccgccgcgcgctcGCCGATTCGATCTCTCTCCCTACTGCCTCCTACTa TTGCTGGTCGTAACCGTCACAAGCTCCTCCCTGGCTTTCTGGCAGTGGATGAAAGTGCTGGGGCTCCAG AAAAAGGTCAGATCATGCAGTGGTGGTGCTGATGCTGCGGACAGTGAGGAAACTGCCGAGACATCCTGGGTTCTTGGGGACCCTGGTTCCGGCTTTGTTAGCTCTGAGAGCTGGAAATTAGCTCCGATGCTTGCACTGGCAATACCGTTGTTCCTTTTTAAATACGCTGACCAGCTGCGGCGAAAGAAAGAAAATTCCAGCAGGACGAGAAGCACCGAGGAAGAAGTGCCTCTCGAGAAGAGGATTGCTTACAAGGTTGATGTGTTCTTCTCAGGGCATCCGTATGCTAAGTTGCTTGCCCTCCTGATCGCCACTGTAGTTCTCATTGCCTCGGGCGGCATTGCGCTGTATTCTGTCAGTGGCAGTGGGTTCCTGGAGGCTCTTTGGCTTTCCTGGACTTTTGTGGCAGATTCAGGAAACCATGCTGACCAGGTTGGCCTCGGTCCAAGGATTGTGTCCGTGTCGATTAGCGCCGGTGGCATGCTGGTGTTTGCCACGATGCTCGGGCTTGTGTCAGATGCGATATCGGAGAAGGTGGATTCTTGGCGTAAGGGGAAAAGTGAGGTGATAGAGGTCAACCATATACTAATCCTCGGATGGAGCGACAAGCTG GGCTCTCTTCTGAAGCAGCTGGCTATAGCCAATAAAAGCATTGGTGGTGGTGTAGTTGTTGTCCTGGCAGAAAGAGACAAGGAAGAGATGGAGATGGACATAGGAAAGCTAGGATTTGATTTCATGGGAACATCTGTAATATGTAGAAGCGGCAGTCCTCTAATCCTAGCAGATCTGAAGAAG GTTTCTGTTTCCAAAGCGCGTGCTATTATTGTTTTAGCATCTGATGAAAATGCAGACCAA AGTGATGCACGAGCTTTGCGTGTCGTACTGAGCCTGACTGGAGTAAAAGAGGGCTTAAGGGGGCATATTGTTGTAGAGATGAGTGACCTTGACAATGAACCTTTAGTGAAATTGGTTGGAGGTGAACTAATTGAAACAGTTGTTGCCCATGATGTCATTGGACGTTTGATGATACAGTGTGCACTCCAACCTGGCTTGGCACAG ATATGGGAGGATATTTTGGGATTTGAAAATGCAGAATTCTATATAAAAAGATGGCCAGAATTGGATGGCATGCGGTTTGGGGATGTGTTAATCTCATTCCCTGATGCTGTGCCCTGCGGAGTGAAGCTTGCGTCAagatttggaagtatattaatgAATCCGGATGATGATTATGTTTTAAGAGAAGGCGATGAAATCCTTGTTATAGCAGAAGATGATGATACTTATGCACCTGCTCCTCTACCAGAG GTGCATAAGGGTTTTCTACCTAACGTTCCCACCCCGCCTAAATATCCAGAGAAAATTTTGTTCTGTGGTTGGCGACGTGACATCCATGATATGATAATG GTTCTAGAAGCATTTCTTGCTCCAGGTTCTGAATTGTGGATGTTCAATGAGGTGCCAGAGAAGGCGAGGGAGACAAAACTGACTGACGGTGGTATGGATATTCTTGGACTAACAAACATTAAACTTGTACACAAAGAAGGGAATGCTGTCATCAGGCGGCACTTAGAAAGCTTGCCTCTTGAGACCTTTGATTCT ATTTTAATTCTTGCAGATGAGTCGGTGGAGGACTCCATTGTACAATCGGATTCACGGTCCTTAGCTACACTTCTTCTAATTCGTGATGTTCAG TCCAAACGTCTTCCGTCGAAGGAGTCAAAATCACCTCTACATCACAATGGCTTCTCTCACAGCTCCTGGATTCGGAAGATGCAGCATGCATCGGACAAATCAATAATAATCAGTGAGATACTGGACTCAAGAACTAGAAACCTTGTATCTGTCTCCAAAATCAGCGATTACGTCCTGTCAAATGAACTTGTCAGTATGGCATTAGCAATGGTAGCAGAAGACAAGCAAATCAACAGAGTTCTTGAGGAACTTTTTGCTGAGGAG GGCAACGAGATGTGCATACGGTCTGCTGAGTTTTACCTGTATGAACAAGAGGAATTGAGTTTCCTGGACATAATGGTGAGGGCTCGTGAGCGAGACGAGATTGTGATCGGCTACCGGCTTGCCAACACCGATGAGGCAATCATTAATCCAGAGCACAAGTCGGAGATTAAGAAGTGGTCTCTAGACGACGTGTTTGTTGTGATCGCGAAAGGTGACTGA